A genomic window from Algoriphagus sp. Y33 includes:
- the ppsA gene encoding phosphoenolpyruvate synthase: MNNHCISFDNLSHADLSLVGGKNASLAEMVKKLSNRQIRIPKGFALTADAYKVFLEENGLTVKLKAELDKLDKERLSNLDSVGKTCRNLIKSGIFPETIKKEVLLAYKDLLDGKSISVAVRSSATAEDLPSASFAGQHDSFLNISGEEKLLEAIHKCYSSLFNDRAIKYRLDNQFDHLQVYLSVGVQLMIRSDKGSAGVAFTIDPESGNTNVIYLTSSWGLGEHIVQGAVTPDEFYLFKSALGKNKKSIIHRRLGEKESKMIYSGQDKNPIYAVETSSSERLSFSLTDQDVVTLGIWCNAIEQLYTMPMDIEWAKDGISGELYIVQARPETVHGQKKQVSIKEYSLKSAPLPLCKGIAVGHSIASGRVCIVHSIADAGKVRTGDIIVADITNPDWNAMLHKAVCIVTNKGGRTSHASIIARELGIHAVVGTTDATQKLHEGQQITVSCIGDGEGYVFDGKIDWEEKETIYQDIPGTLTSPMLILADPSKALHLASYPSMGVGLLRMEFIISNTIRIHPMALAKYSELPEGTDKNTIRDLTHSYIDKSRYFVDRLSESLALVAAAFYPREVIIRMSDFKSNEYSQLIGGKVFEQPEENPMLGFRGASRYYHARYREAFGLECEAIRVVRDDMGMDNVKVMIPFCRTVDEGIKVLETMRHFGLERNKNRLQIYVMAEIPGNVIQAKEFAEIFDGFSIGSNDLTQLTLGIDRDSSMVSDLFDENNESVKWMIGNLISSAKKAGVKVGLCGQAPSDYPEFARFLVEQEIDSISFTPDALLKGIENISLVEKRMELLLNTPNPVSEKPLSQPIKNNPYPIHKKRRK; the protein is encoded by the coding sequence ATGAACAACCACTGCATCTCATTTGACAACTTAAGCCATGCAGACCTATCCCTTGTAGGTGGAAAAAATGCTTCTTTGGCAGAAATGGTAAAGAAGCTATCCAATAGGCAAATACGTATCCCAAAAGGATTTGCACTGACCGCAGACGCATATAAAGTTTTTCTCGAAGAAAACGGGCTAACGGTAAAACTCAAGGCAGAACTGGACAAGTTGGACAAGGAGAGGTTGAGCAATCTCGATTCGGTTGGTAAAACCTGCCGTAACCTAATCAAGTCCGGCATCTTCCCTGAGACGATTAAAAAAGAGGTTTTGCTTGCCTACAAGGATCTGCTGGATGGAAAGTCAATTTCAGTGGCTGTACGCAGCAGTGCAACCGCTGAGGATCTTCCTTCGGCGAGTTTTGCGGGTCAGCATGACAGTTTTCTGAATATTTCCGGAGAAGAAAAGCTGCTTGAGGCAATCCATAAATGCTATAGCTCACTTTTCAACGACCGTGCTATCAAGTACCGGTTAGACAATCAATTTGACCATTTGCAGGTATATCTATCCGTAGGGGTGCAACTCATGATCCGCTCAGATAAAGGAAGTGCAGGAGTGGCATTCACCATAGATCCAGAATCAGGGAATACAAACGTGATCTACCTTACCTCATCCTGGGGTCTCGGTGAACATATCGTCCAGGGAGCTGTCACACCCGATGAATTTTATCTTTTCAAATCTGCACTGGGCAAAAACAAAAAAAGCATTATACACCGTAGGTTGGGAGAAAAAGAAAGCAAAATGATCTATTCCGGTCAAGACAAAAACCCCATCTATGCAGTAGAGACCAGCTCTTCTGAACGACTTTCCTTTTCACTCACCGACCAGGACGTGGTTACCCTTGGCATATGGTGTAATGCCATTGAACAACTTTATACCATGCCTATGGACATCGAATGGGCCAAAGACGGGATTTCGGGAGAACTATATATCGTGCAGGCTAGGCCGGAAACTGTGCACGGACAAAAAAAACAAGTTTCCATAAAAGAGTATAGTCTAAAATCCGCTCCACTTCCCCTATGCAAAGGAATAGCTGTTGGACATTCGATTGCGAGCGGAAGAGTCTGTATTGTCCACTCGATTGCTGATGCGGGAAAAGTAAGAACCGGTGACATTATTGTTGCTGACATTACCAATCCTGACTGGAATGCTATGCTGCATAAAGCCGTCTGCATTGTCACAAACAAAGGAGGTAGGACCAGTCATGCATCTATAATTGCCAGAGAACTGGGAATCCATGCTGTAGTAGGAACCACAGATGCTACCCAAAAACTCCATGAAGGTCAGCAGATCACTGTTTCTTGTATTGGAGATGGGGAGGGGTATGTTTTCGATGGTAAAATAGACTGGGAGGAAAAAGAAACCATCTATCAGGACATCCCGGGTACCCTGACGAGTCCCATGCTTATTCTGGCCGATCCTTCAAAAGCACTCCATCTTGCTTCTTATCCAAGTATGGGAGTTGGGTTGCTAAGGATGGAATTCATCATATCCAATACAATCAGAATACACCCCATGGCTCTGGCAAAATATAGCGAGCTGCCGGAAGGAACGGATAAAAACACAATTCGGGATCTTACCCATAGCTATATAGACAAAAGCAGATATTTTGTAGACAGGCTTTCCGAGTCACTGGCACTAGTGGCTGCCGCTTTCTATCCCCGCGAGGTAATCATACGCATGAGTGATTTTAAAAGCAATGAATACTCCCAGCTAATCGGAGGAAAGGTTTTCGAGCAGCCGGAGGAAAATCCCATGCTTGGTTTCAGAGGAGCATCCCGCTATTATCACGCCCGGTATAGAGAAGCCTTTGGCCTGGAATGCGAAGCAATTCGGGTTGTTCGTGATGATATGGGTATGGATAACGTAAAGGTGATGATCCCCTTCTGTAGGACTGTAGATGAAGGAATCAAAGTTTTAGAGACCATGCGGCATTTTGGACTTGAACGAAACAAAAACAGGCTTCAAATCTATGTGATGGCTGAAATCCCCGGCAATGTGATCCAGGCCAAGGAATTTGCGGAAATTTTTGACGGATTTTCCATTGGATCCAATGACTTAACCCAACTTACACTGGGCATTGACAGGGACTCTTCCATGGTCAGCGACCTGTTTGATGAAAATAATGAATCAGTGAAATGGATGATAGGCAACTTGATCAGTTCGGCAAAAAAGGCAGGAGTAAAAGTAGGGCTATGCGGTCAGGCACCGAGCGACTACCCTGAGTTTGCACGCTTTCTGGTTGAGCAGGAAATTGACAGTATATCCTTTACCCCAGATGCATTGCTTAAGGGAATAGAAAACATCTCTCTCGTCGAGAAGAGAATGGAACTTCTGCTTAATACACCCAATCCGGTATCAGAAAAGCCATTGAGTCAACCCATCAAAAACAATCCATATCCTATACATAAAAAAAGGCGGAAATGA
- a CDS encoding Hsp20/alpha crystallin family protein, with translation MDLTVKNRVGLPSLFSDLFNPPSFFGRDMFDLDSNLISTRLGITVPTANIKETSKEFELELAAPGLDRKDFSIEINNHTLMVSAEKELQKDEEDEGYSKREYSFNSFSRSFSLPQNIKEDKVEAKYEKGVLKISIPKEKETEVKPSHKIVVG, from the coding sequence ATGGACTTAACAGTAAAAAACCGGGTTGGTCTGCCTTCTTTATTCTCAGACCTGTTCAATCCTCCGTCTTTTTTCGGGAGGGATATGTTTGATCTTGATTCCAATCTCATCTCTACCAGGCTTGGAATCACTGTGCCCACAGCCAACATCAAGGAAACGTCAAAAGAGTTTGAACTGGAACTTGCAGCACCGGGACTGGATAGAAAAGATTTCTCCATTGAAATCAACAACCATACATTGATGGTCAGTGCTGAGAAAGAACTCCAAAAGGATGAGGAGGATGAAGGGTATTCTAAAAGGGAATATTCCTTTAACTCGTTTTCCAGAAGCTTCTCTTTGCCCCAAAACATCAAGGAAGACAAGGTAGAAGCCAAGTACGAGAAGGGTGTGCTAAAAATAAGTATTCCCAAAGAAAAGGAAACTGAGGTAAAACCCAGTCATAAAATTGTGGTGGGCTGA
- a CDS encoding glycosyltransferase family 4 protein, with the protein MKILMFGWEFPPYISGGLGTACEGIVSGLIQNNVAVTMVLPKASNGSGTEKFKILDAGSVGVSASVAKQIGRKLKESAVFIGIDNPIMPYVSPAEFGKNISKGKDKIPLEAPEKIEKLYFRFTGKYGRSLLTEVHNYAIVSNEIARNQTFDIIHAHDWLTFPAAMEAKIQSGKPLVTHIHATEFDRSGDDVDTRIYQLEKQAMEMADLVIAVSGYTKQILVKRYNIPSSKITVIHNAITWNKTGNLLPQPRYFKEKIITYMGRITYQKGPEYFIKAAAKILQKGKNFRFIMAGNGNLYPKMVELVAKLSISDRFHFTGFLKGDEVTRLLSMSDVFVMPSVSEPFGIVPLEAIQNRIPTIISKQSGVQETLSFVIKVDFWDIDLMANAIYGIGSYPSLARTLAKEGWNEIKNLNWNDQAKKIKNHYQLLSA; encoded by the coding sequence ATGAAAATTCTAATGTTTGGGTGGGAATTTCCCCCTTATATTTCAGGCGGTTTGGGAACAGCCTGCGAAGGCATCGTATCAGGTCTCATACAAAACAATGTAGCTGTCACGATGGTGCTTCCCAAAGCTTCCAACGGAAGTGGAACCGAAAAATTCAAAATTCTGGACGCAGGCAGTGTAGGGGTATCAGCTTCCGTGGCAAAGCAGATCGGACGGAAATTAAAAGAAAGTGCGGTATTTATAGGAATAGACAATCCGATCATGCCCTATGTAAGTCCAGCCGAGTTTGGAAAAAACATCAGTAAAGGGAAGGATAAAATCCCCCTGGAAGCACCAGAAAAAATTGAGAAACTGTACTTCAGATTTACCGGAAAATATGGCAGGAGTCTCTTAACAGAGGTGCATAATTATGCTATTGTTTCGAATGAAATTGCAAGAAACCAAACGTTTGATATTATACATGCCCATGACTGGCTCACTTTTCCGGCGGCCATGGAAGCCAAAATACAAAGCGGAAAACCCCTGGTCACCCACATACATGCCACCGAATTTGACCGCTCAGGTGATGATGTAGATACCCGCATTTACCAACTAGAAAAACAGGCTATGGAAATGGCCGATCTGGTCATTGCTGTAAGCGGCTATACCAAGCAGATTTTAGTGAAGCGATATAATATCCCTTCATCAAAAATAACAGTCATCCACAACGCGATAACTTGGAATAAAACGGGCAATCTTCTCCCACAGCCTCGCTATTTTAAAGAAAAAATCATCACTTATATGGGAAGGATCACCTATCAAAAGGGTCCGGAATATTTTATTAAAGCAGCAGCCAAGATTCTTCAAAAGGGCAAGAATTTCCGTTTTATAATGGCAGGAAACGGAAATTTATACCCTAAAATGGTCGAGTTGGTAGCCAAGCTGTCTATCTCAGACCGTTTTCACTTTACCGGATTCTTGAAAGGGGATGAGGTCACCCGACTGTTGTCAATGAGTGATGTATTCGTCATGCCTTCGGTATCAGAACCTTTTGGTATTGTTCCCCTGGAGGCTATCCAAAACCGTATACCGACCATTATTTCAAAACAGTCCGGAGTCCAGGAGACACTCTCTTTCGTGATCAAAGTGGACTTCTGGGATATAGATTTAATGGCCAACGCCATTTATGGTATCGGTAGCTACCCAAGCTTGGCACGTACATTGGCGAAGGAAGGCTGGAATGAAATCAAGAACCTCAACTGGAATGATCAGGCAAAAAAAATCAAGAATCACTACCAACTGTTGTCTGCCT